In Bacillus sp. SM2101, the following are encoded in one genomic region:
- a CDS encoding chemotaxis protein, whose product MATKNGILLESGTNELEIVEFGIGNNKFGINVIKVKEIINPVVVTEVPHVHPNVEGIIELRGEVLPVVDVAKALGFSKSNNPKLDKFIVAEFNQQKIVFHVHTVTQIHRISWDKIEKPSDMYQGLESQIIGVVKMESDMLLLLDFEKIVVDINPDSGVNVNKVKKLGKRERSSKRLVIAEDSPLLRKQLEDTLKEAGFSNLEFFENGKEALAYLEQTINAGKEITEVVQLVITDIEMPQMDGHHFTRRIKEDKKLSKLPVVIFSSLITDDLRHKGQMVGAEGQVSKPEIDQLVHLIDELIK is encoded by the coding sequence ATGGCTACAAAAAATGGTATATTACTTGAAAGTGGTACAAATGAACTAGAAATAGTAGAATTCGGTATTGGTAACAATAAATTTGGTATCAATGTTATAAAAGTTAAAGAGATTATTAATCCAGTTGTAGTTACAGAAGTACCACATGTACACCCAAACGTAGAAGGTATTATTGAGTTGCGTGGGGAGGTTCTTCCAGTTGTAGATGTTGCTAAGGCACTTGGGTTTTCTAAGTCGAATAATCCAAAACTTGATAAGTTTATCGTTGCTGAATTTAATCAACAAAAAATTGTGTTTCACGTTCATACTGTGACACAGATTCATCGAATTTCTTGGGATAAAATTGAAAAGCCTTCAGATATGTACCAAGGTTTAGAAAGTCAAATTATTGGTGTAGTAAAAATGGAGAGTGACATGTTGTTGTTGCTTGATTTTGAAAAGATTGTTGTTGACATTAATCCAGATTCAGGTGTGAATGTGAATAAAGTGAAGAAGTTAGGTAAACGAGAGAGATCATCTAAAAGACTGGTCATCGCTGAAGATTCACCTTTATTAAGGAAACAGTTAGAAGATACGTTAAAAGAAGCAGGCTTCAGTAACCTTGAGTTTTTTGAAAATGGTAAAGAAGCATTAGCTTACTTGGAACAGACAATTAATGCAGGAAAAGAGATTACAGAGGTAGTACAACTCGTGATAACTGACATAGAAATGCCTCAAATGGATGGTCATCATTTTACTAGACGCATTAAAGAGGATAAAAAGTTATCAAAATTACCAGTAGTCATTTTTTCTTCTTTAATAACGGACGACCTTCGACACAAAGGGCAAATGGTAGGTGCAGAAGGGCAAGTAAGTAAACCGGAAATTGACCAATTAGTACATTTAATAGATGAGTTAATAAAATAA
- a CDS encoding YjcZ family sporulation protein: protein MCNYGVAGAGYPGYGYGPGVGGAFGSTFALIVVLFILLIIVLGAFCLTY, encoded by the coding sequence ATGTGTAACTACGGTGTAGCTGGCGCTGGCTATCCTGGATACGGCTACGGTCCAGGAGTAGGAGGAGCCTTTGGATCTACGTTTGCGTTAATTGTTGTACTATTTATTCTGTTGATTATCGTACTTGGAGCATTTTGTTTAACATATTAG
- a CDS encoding DinB family protein, whose product MSTVNEEFSKTLIQSLKGERGHIPINRALSDIDRQLAGESIEGLPYTIYQLLGHMSYWQDFFLEFLQGGNRDLPKNAMDTWPQDKSPSSNEEWIKLVEHFLNGIDKACEITRKIRLVEPLQNWPTETPVSSLRNIASHNTYHLGEIILIRRLLGAWPPPGGGYPA is encoded by the coding sequence TTGTCGACAGTAAACGAAGAATTTTCTAAAACTCTTATACAATCATTGAAGGGTGAGCGTGGGCATATCCCTATTAACAGAGCGCTATCTGATATTGATAGGCAACTTGCAGGGGAAAGCATCGAAGGTTTACCATATACAATTTATCAACTTCTAGGTCATATGTCGTATTGGCAGGATTTTTTCTTAGAATTTCTTCAAGGTGGAAACCGTGACCTACCTAAGAATGCAATGGATACTTGGCCACAGGATAAATCCCCATCTAGTAACGAAGAATGGATAAAGCTTGTAGAACATTTTTTAAATGGCATTGATAAAGCCTGTGAAATAACACGAAAGATACGACTAGTTGAGCCATTACAAAATTGGCCTACTGAAACGCCAGTAAGCTCATTACGTAATATAGCTTCACATAATACATATCATTTAGGCGAAATTATTTTAATTCGACGATTACTTGGCGCATGGCCCCCGCCTGGTGGAGGTTATCCGGCATAA
- a CDS encoding DUF4386 domain-containing protein codes for MSSYRKKALIFGVLLILGLVSGMFSTVPALEQSDYLIKLSSIKVQVLVAMFFQFTMATVYVCVAVLIYPIIKKYNEGIALAYFGFRIIGAAFLFIGIVSLMLLLFISERFMIESQPDLSYFKTIGELLRLFRDGVNHIGMILPWSLGGLILYYCSFRMNLFPKWLSIWGFIGCNLTLVVTFLLMFDVIKLITPIYFIMNTPTAIFELVLAVYLIMKGFNPIVED; via the coding sequence ATGAGTTCTTACAGAAAAAAAGCCTTAATATTCGGTGTTTTATTAATATTAGGATTAGTTTCAGGTATGTTCTCAACAGTTCCAGCTCTAGAGCAATCGGATTACCTAATTAAATTATCATCAATCAAAGTGCAAGTTCTTGTGGCTATGTTTTTTCAATTTACTATGGCCACTGTATATGTTTGTGTGGCTGTTTTAATATATCCAATAATCAAGAAATATAATGAAGGAATAGCTCTTGCGTATTTCGGATTCAGAATTATTGGAGCAGCATTTCTTTTTATTGGAATAGTTTCGCTGATGTTACTATTATTCATAAGTGAACGTTTTATGATAGAAAGTCAGCCAGATCTATCCTATTTCAAAACTATTGGAGAATTGCTTCGATTATTTAGAGATGGGGTGAATCATATTGGAATGATACTGCCGTGGAGTTTAGGTGGTTTAATTCTATATTATTGTTCTTTTCGAATGAATCTTTTTCCTAAATGGCTATCAATTTGGGGTTTTATTGGCTGTAATTTAACACTGGTAGTAACATTTCTATTGATGTTTGATGTAATTAAATTAATAACACCAATTTATTTTATTATGAATACACCAACAGCTATATTTGAATTGGTTCTGGCTGTTTATTTGATAATGAAAGGTTTCAATCCAATAGTTGAAGACTAA
- a CDS encoding thioesterase family protein, which produces MMHECNVKVRFSETDALGHVNNTSYFIYLEEARVEYFKQFDPHCDIKDWKYVVVSIKCDFINQAFFDQQLRILSRVSHVGTKSFKIEHLIVDAHSNQHIAKGEAVIVYFNFETQQSEVIPDQLRLELEKELVV; this is translated from the coding sequence ATGATGCATGAATGTAACGTGAAAGTACGCTTTTCTGAAACAGACGCATTAGGACATGTCAATAACACTAGTTATTTTATTTACTTAGAGGAAGCTAGGGTTGAATATTTTAAGCAATTTGATCCACATTGTGATATTAAAGATTGGAAATATGTTGTAGTTTCAATAAAATGTGATTTTATTAATCAAGCTTTTTTTGACCAGCAATTAAGAATTTTGTCAAGAGTATCGCACGTAGGTACAAAAAGCTTTAAAATAGAGCATTTAATTGTTGATGCTCATTCCAATCAACATATCGCAAAAGGGGAAGCTGTGATTGTCTATTTCAATTTTGAAACACAGCAAAGCGAGGTTATTCCGGATCAATTAAGGTTGGAACTAGAAAAAGAATTGGTAGTTTAA
- a CDS encoding aspartate aminotransferase family protein, whose translation MEREITAKDMMMKDDHYVWHSMKPYDPKSTMVISQAKGSWITDINGNKYLDAMSGLWCVNVGYGRKELAEAAYDQLLECPYVPLTQSHIPAIHLAEKLTNLLGDDYVFFFSNSGSEANETAFKIVRQYHQQRGDHHRYKIISRYRGYHGNTFGSLAATGQAQRKYKYEPLASGFIHVAPPDAYRSEEDTTVKDPVDIASVKAIDNVMTWELSETIAAVIMEPIITGGGILMPPDGYMKGVKKVCEKHGALLISDEVICGFGRTGEPFGYMNYDVKPDIITMAKGITSAYLPLAATAVRKNIYDSFNGSEQYDFFRHVNTFGGNPAACALAMKNIEIMEQEQLFERSKRLGSTILEEFDDRLEDHPYVGNIRGKGLLIGIELVIDKASKQPLAIDKVNKVIEVCKNHGVIIGKNGMTVSGYNNVLTISPPLTINDEDVNLLIKVVTQALYEIC comes from the coding sequence ATGGAACGAGAAATTACTGCAAAGGATATGATGATGAAGGATGACCATTATGTCTGGCACTCCATGAAACCATATGACCCTAAATCGACGATGGTAATAAGTCAAGCAAAAGGATCTTGGATAACTGATATAAACGGAAATAAATATTTAGATGCAATGTCTGGACTATGGTGTGTAAATGTAGGGTATGGTCGTAAAGAACTTGCTGAAGCTGCATATGACCAATTATTGGAATGTCCATATGTCCCACTTACTCAAAGTCATATACCAGCTATTCATTTAGCTGAAAAGCTCACTAACTTGTTGGGCGATGACTATGTTTTCTTTTTTTCAAATAGTGGTTCCGAAGCGAATGAAACCGCATTCAAAATTGTCAGACAATATCATCAACAACGTGGTGATCACCATCGATACAAAATTATATCTCGTTATAGAGGTTATCATGGAAATACCTTTGGTTCGTTAGCTGCTACAGGTCAGGCACAAAGGAAATATAAATATGAACCGCTTGCATCAGGCTTTATTCATGTTGCCCCACCTGATGCTTACAGGTCTGAAGAAGACACTACTGTAAAAGACCCTGTTGATATAGCATCTGTTAAAGCGATTGATAACGTGATGACATGGGAGTTAAGCGAGACGATTGCTGCTGTAATCATGGAACCGATCATTACGGGTGGTGGTATTTTAATGCCCCCAGATGGGTATATGAAAGGTGTAAAAAAAGTATGTGAAAAACATGGTGCCCTCCTTATCTCAGACGAAGTCATTTGCGGTTTTGGGCGAACTGGAGAGCCATTTGGATACATGAATTATGATGTTAAACCGGACATTATTACAATGGCAAAAGGAATTACGAGTGCTTATCTACCTTTAGCAGCAACAGCTGTTCGAAAAAATATTTATGATTCGTTTAATGGTTCAGAGCAATATGATTTTTTCCGTCATGTCAATACTTTTGGTGGTAACCCTGCAGCTTGTGCACTTGCAATGAAAAATATTGAAATTATGGAACAGGAACAGCTCTTTGAGCGATCAAAAAGACTAGGTTCAACTATATTAGAAGAGTTTGATGATAGGCTTGAAGATCATCCCTACGTGGGAAATATACGAGGGAAGGGACTGCTAATCGGAATAGAATTAGTTATCGATAAAGCCTCAAAACAACCATTAGCTATTGACAAAGTAAATAAAGTAATTGAGGTTTGTAAAAATCATGGGGTAATCATCGGGAAAAATGGGATGACTGTTTCAGGGTATAACAATGTTTTGACAATTTCACCACCTTTAACAATTAATGATGAAGATGTGAATTTATTAATTAAAGTTGTTACCCAAGCGTTATATGAAATCTGCTAG
- a CDS encoding aminotransferase A: MEHLINSRVKNIEISGIRKFFNFVADFEDVISLTIGQPDFHTPSHIKDAGIESITNNYTTYTPNAGDLALRRAASAFVLEKYSLQYDPESEVIVTIGASQAIDIAFRTILEEGTEVILPGPVYPGYEPIIKLCGAKAIHVDTTASDFKLTAKLIEEHITEKTRCIVLPYPSNPTGVTLTPDELEEIAALLKDKNIFVLSDEIYSELVFIGRHHSIASYLPNKTIVINGLSKSHSMTGWRIGFLFAPSFLVKHILKVHQYNVSCASSISQKAAYEALTNGKNDAISMKDTYRQRLEYVESRLEKIGLPVTKPTGAFYIFPSIKQFKLTSYEFAIKLVKEARVAVVPGSAFSSYGEDYIRLSYAYSMETLTEGLNRIERFVLNY; this comes from the coding sequence ATGGAACACCTTATTAATTCACGTGTAAAAAATATTGAAATATCTGGCATACGAAAATTTTTTAACTTTGTTGCAGATTTTGAAGACGTAATATCTTTAACAATCGGCCAACCTGACTTTCATACACCAAGCCATATTAAAGACGCAGGTATTGAATCTATAACAAACAACTATACTACATACACTCCTAATGCAGGTGATCTAGCATTACGAAGAGCAGCATCAGCTTTTGTATTGGAGAAATACAGTTTGCAATATGATCCAGAAAGTGAAGTCATTGTTACGATAGGTGCAAGTCAGGCAATAGATATCGCTTTTAGAACGATTTTAGAGGAAGGTACAGAGGTCATACTTCCTGGTCCAGTTTACCCAGGTTACGAACCAATCATAAAACTTTGTGGTGCAAAGGCTATTCATGTTGATACAACAGCGAGTGATTTTAAACTGACGGCAAAATTGATCGAAGAACATATTACTGAGAAAACACGTTGTATTGTATTACCTTACCCTTCAAATCCAACAGGAGTTACTCTCACACCTGATGAGTTAGAGGAGATCGCGGCATTATTAAAAGATAAAAATATTTTTGTACTATCAGATGAGATTTATAGTGAACTCGTGTTCATAGGAAGACATCATTCAATTGCAAGCTATTTACCGAATAAAACGATAGTCATTAATGGGCTCAGTAAATCTCACTCAATGACCGGGTGGCGTATTGGTTTTTTATTTGCTCCGTCGTTCCTAGTTAAACATATTTTAAAAGTCCATCAATATAACGTTTCTTGCGCATCTTCTATTTCCCAAAAAGCTGCTTATGAAGCACTCACTAATGGTAAAAATGATGCTATTTCAATGAAAGATACATATCGACAAAGATTGGAATATGTCGAAAGTCGACTAGAAAAAATTGGGCTCCCAGTTACTAAACCTACGGGTGCATTTTATATATTTCCATCCATTAAACAGTTCAAGTTAACATCCTATGAGTTTGCAATAAAGTTAGTGAAGGAAGCAAGGGTAGCAGTCGTTCCTGGAAGTGCTTTTTCCTCTTATGGAGAAGATTATATTCGACTATCATACGCATATTCTATGGAAACTTTAACAGAGGGTTTAAATCGTATAGAACGTTTTGTTTTAAACTATTAA
- the ald gene encoding alanine dehydrogenase: MRVGIPKEIKTSESRVALTPAGVLHLTRAGHKVFIESGAGLQSGFFDELYIEAGAEIVESAKTAWECDMVMKVKEPLTEEYHYFYEGLIIFTYLHLATNRELTEALAEKKVVAIAYETVQMQDKTLPLLTPMSEVAGRMSTQIGAQFLEKSKGGKGVLLGGVPGVKRGKVTIIGGGVVGTNAAKIAIGLGANVSIIDVNPNRLRELDDIFGTSIQTLMSDPYTIGQAVLDSDLVIGAVLIPGAKAPKLVSSEMVRMMEERSVIVDVAIDQGGIFETTDRVTTHKDPTYVTHGVVHYAVGNMPGAVPRTSTIALTNVTIPYAVNIASKGYKNACLDCPALLKGVNAAGGFITYKEVADAHSLSYREVKTALNEGQKV; this comes from the coding sequence ATGAGAGTTGGCATTCCAAAAGAAATTAAAACAAGTGAAAGTAGAGTAGCGCTTACACCAGCTGGCGTACTACATTTAACGCGAGCTGGACATAAAGTTTTTATTGAAAGTGGTGCTGGCCTACAATCTGGTTTTTTTGATGAATTGTACATTGAAGCTGGTGCAGAAATTGTTGAATCTGCAAAAACAGCTTGGGAATGTGATATGGTGATGAAAGTTAAAGAGCCTTTAACAGAAGAATATCATTACTTTTATGAGGGATTAATTATATTTACTTATTTGCATTTAGCAACAAATCGGGAGCTAACAGAAGCACTCGCCGAGAAAAAAGTAGTCGCTATAGCATATGAAACAGTTCAAATGCAAGACAAGACATTACCTTTATTAACTCCAATGAGTGAAGTTGCAGGGAGAATGTCCACACAAATTGGCGCTCAGTTTCTAGAAAAATCTAAAGGCGGTAAAGGGGTACTACTTGGAGGAGTGCCCGGGGTGAAAAGAGGAAAGGTCACGATTATAGGTGGTGGAGTAGTTGGCACCAATGCCGCAAAAATAGCAATAGGGCTTGGGGCAAATGTGTCAATTATTGATGTTAATCCTAATAGGCTGAGGGAGCTAGATGACATTTTTGGAACCTCAATTCAAACACTTATGTCTGATCCGTATACAATTGGGCAAGCAGTATTAGATTCGGATTTAGTTATAGGAGCAGTGCTCATACCAGGGGCAAAGGCACCAAAGCTTGTATCGTCGGAAATGGTTAGGATGATGGAAGAGAGGTCTGTGATCGTTGATGTAGCAATCGATCAAGGGGGTATATTTGAAACGACAGATAGGGTTACTACACATAAGGACCCAACCTATGTAACACATGGTGTAGTGCATTATGCTGTAGGAAATATGCCTGGGGCGGTGCCTAGAACATCTACAATCGCTTTAACAAATGTCACGATACCATATGCTGTCAATATTGCAAGTAAAGGCTATAAAAATGCATGCCTGGACTGTCCAGCTCTGTTAAAAGGCGTCAACGCTGCTGGAGGGTTTATTACGTATAAAGAAGTCGCTGATGCACATAGTCTTTCATACAGAGAAGTAAAAACGGCATTAAATGAAGGTCAAAAAGTATAA
- a CDS encoding DUF1405 domain-containing protein — protein sequence MRWIVQALGQRWVLFSLLVINTLGTIYGYYWYRWQLYATPPKYLIFVPDSPTASLFFVFVLVAFLLKKNWGLIEALAIVTLFKYGIWAVVMNILVYFELGSLDFASLMLIFSHGAMAMQGLLFAPFYRIKWYHLAIASVWTLHNDVIDYVFGMLPWYHVLNEYVQQIGYFTFWLSIASIGITYVLCVKKDRFVLRIT from the coding sequence ATGAGATGGATCGTCCAAGCTTTAGGGCAGAGATGGGTACTATTTAGTTTATTAGTCATTAATACACTAGGTACAATATATGGTTATTATTGGTATAGATGGCAATTATATGCTACACCTCCAAAATACCTTATTTTTGTGCCAGATAGTCCTACTGCGTCATTATTTTTTGTTTTTGTTCTCGTGGCCTTCTTACTTAAAAAGAATTGGGGGCTAATTGAAGCGCTAGCAATTGTCACTTTATTTAAATATGGCATTTGGGCTGTTGTTATGAATATACTAGTATATTTTGAGTTAGGTTCATTAGATTTTGCTAGTTTGATGTTAATCTTTTCACATGGTGCCATGGCGATGCAAGGGTTACTTTTTGCGCCTTTTTACCGCATAAAATGGTATCATTTAGCAATAGCCAGTGTATGGACTTTACATAATGATGTCATTGATTATGTTTTTGGCATGTTGCCATGGTATCACGTGTTAAATGAATATGTACAACAAATCGGGTATTTTACTTTTTGGCTTAGTATAGCATCAATTGGGATTACGTACGTTCTTTGTGTGAAGAAAGATAGGTTTGTGTTGAGAATAACGTAA
- a CDS encoding NAD(P)-dependent alcohol dehydrogenase, giving the protein MKAIVCENYGSPEVLELKDVKKPMPKDNEVLIKVNATSINYGDLVARNFNEISPSKFNMPLLFWALSKFYFGFRKPKINILGSEFAGQIELVGKDVKLFKLGDEVFGYLGQNMGAYAEYICLTEKGILATKPTNMSFEEATVVPYGAMTALNLLRKVEVRSGQKVLINGASGSIGSAAVQIAKYFGAEVTGVCSTSRVEFVKALGADKVIDYTTDDFTKNGETYDLIFDILGKSSFQRCKGSLKQSGYYLLASFKIKQLYEMLWTSMFSSKKVICALSTEKAEDLHFLKELIEKGKIISVIDRSFPLEQTDDAHRYVESGQKKGFVVITM; this is encoded by the coding sequence ATAAAAGCGATAGTATGTGAGAATTATGGTTCACCTGAAGTCTTGGAACTAAAAGATGTGAAAAAGCCAATGCCAAAGGACAATGAAGTATTGATTAAAGTAAATGCAACTTCTATAAATTATGGAGATTTAGTGGCTCGAAATTTTAATGAAATTTCTCCTAGTAAATTTAACATGCCGTTGCTTTTCTGGGCACTTTCTAAATTTTACTTCGGATTTCGGAAGCCAAAGATAAATATTCTAGGAAGTGAGTTTGCTGGGCAAATTGAATTAGTAGGAAAAGATGTCAAATTATTTAAATTAGGAGATGAGGTTTTTGGATATCTCGGTCAAAATATGGGTGCTTATGCAGAGTATATTTGTCTAACTGAAAAAGGGATATTAGCCACAAAACCAACGAATATGAGTTTTGAGGAAGCCACTGTCGTCCCTTATGGGGCAATGACGGCATTGAATTTACTTCGAAAAGTAGAAGTTCGTAGTGGACAAAAAGTACTTATAAATGGCGCGTCTGGGAGTATAGGTTCAGCCGCAGTACAGATTGCAAAATACTTTGGTGCAGAAGTTACTGGAGTATGTAGTACTTCGAGAGTAGAATTTGTGAAGGCTCTGGGAGCTGACAAAGTCATTGATTACACAACTGATGATTTTACGAAAAACGGTGAAACATACGATCTTATTTTTGACATATTAGGCAAGAGTTCGTTTCAAAGATGTAAAGGCTCACTAAAGCAAAGTGGTTATTATCTTTTAGCCAGCTTTAAGATAAAACAACTGTATGAAATGCTGTGGACTTCAATGTTCAGCAGTAAGAAAGTAATCTGTGCATTGTCTACAGAGAAGGCTGAAGATTTACATTTCCTAAAGGAGCTTATTGAGAAGGGGAAGATCATATCGGTCATTGATAGATCCTTTCCCTTGGAACAGACTGATGATGCTCACAGGTATGTTGAATCCGGACAAAAAAAGGGGTTTGTAGTTATTACTATGTAA
- the ypjB gene encoding sporulation protein YpjB translates to MNGRMMLLLLLILLVLPSNKYAAEIEHWKKLDEIADEALQMVKSERYDDTKSLLEHFTKEFLQFSTSDKPYTMDELRVITITHNNAVEAVTKTALSHEERVRKVVQFRLVIDAIISEHQPLWVEMEHSTMKYFHQMKGAIEQDDTETFQYMLNLFLNKYEVIQPSIKVDVNPEWVTRVDSHIRFLESNQHISLEKAKQIQQLDQMESDLYELFNAVKDDDTDPSLLWVMISIGSVILLSLSYAGWKKYRADKVKQQSRKKLND, encoded by the coding sequence ATGAATGGACGTATGATGTTGTTGTTACTACTAATACTATTAGTATTGCCAAGTAATAAATACGCTGCGGAAATAGAACATTGGAAAAAACTTGATGAAATAGCCGATGAAGCTTTACAAATGGTGAAAAGTGAGAGATATGACGACACAAAAAGTCTGTTGGAACACTTTACTAAAGAATTTTTACAATTTAGTACTAGTGATAAGCCATATACTATGGATGAATTAAGAGTAATAACAATTACACATAATAATGCTGTTGAAGCTGTAACTAAGACAGCCCTTTCTCATGAAGAACGAGTTAGAAAAGTCGTACAATTCCGATTGGTCATTGACGCTATCATTTCAGAGCATCAACCGTTATGGGTTGAAATGGAGCATTCGACAATGAAGTACTTTCATCAAATGAAAGGTGCAATTGAGCAAGACGATACTGAAACATTTCAATATATGTTAAATTTATTTTTAAATAAGTATGAAGTTATCCAACCTAGTATTAAGGTTGATGTTAATCCTGAGTGGGTAACGAGAGTGGATAGCCATATTCGTTTTCTAGAATCAAATCAGCATATTAGTTTGGAAAAAGCAAAACAAATCCAACAACTTGATCAAATGGAATCGGATTTATATGAATTATTTAATGCAGTGAAGGATGATGATACTGATCCGTCACTATTATGGGTAATGATTTCAATTGGAAGTGTTATTTTATTATCACTATCATATGCTGGATGGAAGAAATACAGAGCTGATAAAGTAAAACAACAGTCACGTAAAAAGCTAAATGATTGA
- a CDS encoding nuclear transport factor 2 family protein, with amino-acid sequence MNYQQALQKYIEATNSHDFNNVKKVLHENAVYWFTDKSCVNLEEIQSYFENAWHTIKDEVYAAKDVEWITVDQKTASCVYTYHYEGYYNGKFVTGSGRATNIFVKNNDYDDWKLIHEHLSSL; translated from the coding sequence ATGAATTATCAACAAGCCTTACAAAAGTATATAGAAGCGACAAATTCTCATGATTTCAACAATGTGAAAAAAGTTCTTCATGAAAATGCCGTTTATTGGTTTACAGACAAGTCTTGTGTAAATTTAGAAGAAATTCAGAGTTATTTCGAAAATGCGTGGCATACAATCAAAGACGAGGTATATGCAGCAAAGGATGTAGAGTGGATTACAGTAGATCAAAAAACTGCCTCTTGTGTATATACATATCATTATGAAGGTTATTATAATGGCAAATTTGTTACTGGAAGTGGGCGAGCAACAAATATCTTTGTCAAAAATAATGATTATGACGACTGGAAGTTAATCCACGAACATTTAAGTAGTCTTTGA
- a CDS encoding GH25 family lysozyme: MNKTLIVDVSHHQLTSNINWAKAAEEVALMIIRVQYGSTVIDREYVKHVHNCKKYGIPFAHYAYARFVSENDAIVEARDFLNRIDPAAKFLVVDVEDKTTPTVAQMKPATQAFIDVCKASGWKVGLYTGHHLYKPFGMDKVNADFLWLPRYGSNDGTQQKKPDYPCEIWQYTSKGKVSWYNGNLDLNTLNGSKSLAWFIGEDEEPVEKKDYEGHWAENSIRKAMNKGVLTANSEGNFRVNEHVTRAQLATVLDRLKLLE; encoded by the coding sequence ATGAACAAAACACTTATCGTGGATGTATCACACCACCAACTCACTAGTAATATTAATTGGGCAAAGGCTGCTGAAGAAGTAGCGTTAATGATTATTAGAGTGCAATATGGTTCTACTGTTATTGATCGTGAATACGTCAAACATGTGCATAACTGTAAAAAATATGGTATTCCATTTGCTCATTATGCATACGCTAGGTTTGTCAGTGAAAACGACGCAATTGTAGAAGCACGTGATTTCCTTAATAGAATTGATCCAGCTGCCAAGTTTTTAGTGGTCGATGTTGAGGATAAAACAACGCCCACCGTTGCACAGATGAAACCTGCTACTCAAGCATTTATTGACGTGTGTAAAGCAAGTGGTTGGAAAGTAGGATTGTACACGGGTCATCACCTTTATAAACCTTTCGGTATGGATAAAGTGAACGCAGATTTCCTATGGCTTCCTCGATACGGTAGCAACGACGGCACCCAGCAAAAGAAACCAGACTACCCTTGTGAAATTTGGCAATACACTAGCAAGGGAAAAGTATCATGGTACAACGGTAATCTTGACTTAAACACTTTGAATGGGAGCAAGTCGTTAGCATGGTTTATCGGTGAGGATGAAGAGCCTGTTGAAAAAAAAGACTATGAAGGACATTGGGCAGAGAACTCGATCCGCAAAGCGATGAATAAAGGAGTTCTTACAGCTAACAGCGAAGGAAACTTCAGAGTGAACGAACATGTAACGAGAGCACAGCTAGCCACAGTTCTAGATCGATTAAAGCTATTAGAATAA
- a CDS encoding zinc metallopeptidase, translated as MWYIAYFALLIIIPIWAQMKVKGAYKKYSKVPSSSAMSGAQVARSILDANGLHDVNIEETRGVLSDHYDPRSKTVRLSSDNYHGHSLAGTAVAAHEVGHAIQDQQDYAFLRLRHSLVPVANIGSNFSWIIILAGIIFASANMLLLGIIFMAFAVLFQVVTLPVEFDASNRAMEQVVSLGVIRNEEERETKKVLNAAALTYVAAAAVAVLELVRFVLMYIGMSQDD; from the coding sequence ATGTGGTACATCGCCTATTTTGCACTACTAATTATTATTCCTATTTGGGCTCAAATGAAAGTGAAGGGAGCGTATAAAAAATATTCTAAAGTCCCGTCATCATCAGCAATGTCTGGTGCTCAAGTAGCTCGTAGCATATTGGATGCGAACGGCTTACACGATGTCAATATCGAGGAAACACGTGGAGTGCTGTCAGACCATTATGATCCACGTTCAAAAACAGTTCGTCTTTCGTCAGATAACTATCATGGTCATTCACTTGCTGGTACAGCTGTTGCGGCACATGAAGTTGGACATGCGATACAGGATCAACAGGATTATGCATTTTTACGGTTAAGACATTCTCTCGTTCCCGTTGCAAATATCGGTTCGAATTTTTCTTGGATAATTATTCTTGCAGGTATTATTTTTGCTTCAGCAAATATGCTGTTATTAGGTATCATCTTTATGGCATTTGCAGTTTTGTTTCAGGTGGTTACATTACCAGTAGAGTTTGACGCCTCTAACCGTGCAATGGAGCAAGTGGTATCACTAGGTGTGATTAGAAACGAGGAAGAAAGAGAAACGAAGAAAGTGCTTAATGCGGCTGCATTAACATATGTTGCAGCGGCAGCGGTTGCAGTCCTAGAACTTGTAAGATTTGTACTAATGTATATTGGTATGTCACAAGACGATTAA